In Sphingobacterium sp. R2, the genomic stretch CCCTCTAGAATTTCTAAGTAAAGTAAATATAGACTTCCAACAAATGGAATTAAGGAAACCAGGATAAACCAGCCTGATTTATTGGTGTCATGAAGTCTTCTTACGGTAACTGCTATCGCAGGAATCAATAACGCTAAATACGCTAGCCCCATAATACCATAAAACAAACCCGCTAAGGTATCGCTTACAACCGACAAAATACCGCCAACGATGCCGAGTGCAAAAAATAAAACAAACACAGCGAGAACGAACATCCAATATTCTTTTCGACGGGCTCTACCCTCAAAATTGGCATAGTTGTCTCGAACAACTTTTAAAAAGGCTTCTTTAAGTTCCATATTATTAATACTTTTTTTGGTGAAAATTATGTTAGTAAACTATATGTTATTTCAGTTTTGTTACAATAAATGTACCAAGAATTTATCCAAGAAATCAATTATTATAGACAAGGCGATAGCTAACTGGAATGTATTGGCTAGAGATCCAGTTTGTATTTTTGGTTTGAGATCTTTAATTACTCCAAGAAAATTTTCATTTCTAAGG encodes the following:
- a CDS encoding DUF805 domain-containing protein, producing MELKEAFLKVVRDNYANFEGRARRKEYWMFVLAVFVLFFALGIVGGILSVVSDTLAGLFYGIMGLAYLALLIPAIAVTVRRLHDTNKSGWFILVSLIPFVGSLYLLYLEILEGDKGPNQYGPDPKAAENATNHPFNQSQDPFGSSRTQDPFGSSQIGSSQPSNPTPPAPDKDPFA